The Arachis hypogaea cultivar Tifrunner chromosome 16, arahy.Tifrunner.gnm2.J5K5, whole genome shotgun sequence genome contains a region encoding:
- the LOC112754649 gene encoding transcription elongation factor SPT6 homolog, producing MAKAVVSDEEDEVEYEEEERDPADGDGLEDGRDVDDDDEEDEEEGQDEYENDGFIVDDVEDEDEQDEEERPESDDERQKKKKRKKKEEYVLDEDDYELLEDNNINIHRRKESKKFKRLKKGRRDTEEEPSGLSGEEFDGSGKVGRTAEEKLKRSLFGDDEGAPPEDIVEEEEQGEEEEEDADIGEDDEMADFIVDEDVMDENGDLVRRRKLKRKKTRQAPGVSSSALQEAQELFGDVEELLQNRKHKLESNEYRETRLEDEFEPIVLSEKYMTEKDDQIRELDIPERMQISEESTGAPPMDGGILEEESQWIVSQLGNGAVPWISKKITSNQNGAKELPIEKDDILRFLEMHHVQKLDIPFIAMYRKEECLSLLKDLERSEDGDENWDKNNKTPTLKWHKVLWALQDLDRKWLLLQKRKSALQQYYRKRFEEESRRVYEETRLNLNRQLFESVMRSLKEAESEREVDDVDSKFNLHFPPGEVGVDEGQYKRPKRKSMYSTFSKAGLWEVASRFGCSAEQLGLCLSLVALHELEDPKETPEEMASNFTCTMYDTPQEVLKCARHMAAVEISCEPSIRKHVRTHFLDHAVVSTCPTADGNTTIDSFHQFAGVKWLREKPLSKFEDAQWLLIQKAEEEKLLQVTIKLPEEYLNKLIDQFNEYYISDSVSRSAQLWNEQRKLILNDAIFRFLLPSMEKEARGVLSSKAKNWLLMEYGKALWSKVSVGPYQQKENDLSSDEEAAPRVMACCWGPGKPQTTFVMLDSSGEVLDVLYTGSLTFRSQNVNDQQRKKNDQERVLKFMTDHQPHVVVLGAVNLSCTRLKEDIYEVIFKMVEENPRDVGHEMDGLSIVYGDESLPRLYENSRISSEQLPSQQGIVRRAVALGRYLQNPLAMIATLCGPRKEVLSWKLSSLESFLNPDDKFAMIEQVLVDVTNQVGLDINLAINHEWLFAPLQFVSGLGPRKAASLQRSLVRAGAIFTRKDFLTEHKLGKKVFVNAVGFLRVRRSGLAASSSQFIDLLDDTRIHPESYSLAIELAKDVYEEDGTGDANDDDDAEMAIEHVRDRPSYLKNLDVEEYAAGKKRQNKIETFYDIKRELIQGFQEWRKQYEEPSQDEEFYMISGETEETLAEGKIVQATVRRVQAQKAICGLESGMTGILMKEDYTDDWRDVVELSDRIHEGDILTCKIKSIQKNRYQVFLVCRESEMRSNRFQNNRDLDPYYHEDRSSLQSDQDKARKEKELAKKHFKPRMIVHPRFQNITADEAMEFLSDKDPGESIIRPSSRGPSYLTLTLKIHDGVYAHKDIVEGGKEHKDITSLLRIGKTLKIGEDTFEDLDEVMDRYVDPLVTHLKAMLNYRKFRKGTKAEVDELLRLEKSEYPMRIVYSFGISHEHPGTFILTYIRSTNPHHEYIGLYPKGFRFRKKMFEDIDRLVAYFQRHIDDPQHDSAPSIRSVAAMVPMRSPAAGGSSGASTGSGWGGSNNEGGWKGNSYDRDRSSTPGSRTGRGDYRHNNRDEHPSGVPRPYGGGRGRGRGRGRGSYDNNRGHGSNNERQDSGYGGSRWSSAKKDADDLSNFPGAKVQNSPGREAFPGGWGGSGGGSSSGWGGGNSGDDNGGWGGGAGPSDTDNGGSGWGAGSKKASDNGWSGNAGGGSGW from the exons ATGGCCAAGGCCGTCGTCTCTGACGAAGAAG ATGAGGTCGAGTACGAGGAGGAAGAGAGGGACCCCGCTGATGGAGATGGTTTGGAAGACGGTCGGGATGTGGACGATGacgatgaggaagatgaagaag AAGGGCAGGatgaatatgaaaatgatggaTTTATAGTGGATGATGTTGAAGATGAAGATGAGCAAGATGAAGAAGAGAGGCCAGAAAGTGATGATGAGcggcagaagaagaaaaagaggaagaaaaa GGAGGAGTATGTCCTTGATGAAGATGATTATGAGTTGTTGGAGGATAATAACATCAATATTCATCGTCGGAAG GAGAGCAAAAAGTTCAAACGGCTGAAAAAAGGTCGGAGGGATACCGAGGAGGAGCCCTCTGGATTATCTGGTGAAGAGTTTGATGGGAGTGGTAAAGTTGGGCGAACTGCTGAGGAGAAGCTTAAACGCAGTTTATTTGGTGATGATGAAG GAGCTCCAcctgaagacattgttgaagaagaggaacaaggagaggaggaggaggaggatgcagacattggagaagatgatgaaatgGCTGACTTCATTGTGGATGAAGACGTAATGGATGAGAATGGAGATCTTGTGAG ACGAAGGAAGCTGAAGAGAAAGAAAACTAGGCAGGCACCAGGTGTCTCTTCATCAGCTTTGCAAGAAGCACAAGAGTTATTTGGTGATGTGGAAGAATTGTTGCAGAACCGCAAGCACAAACTGGAATCGAATGAATATAGAGAAACTAGACTTGAGGATGAATTTGAGCCTATTGTCCTTTCAGAGAAGTATATGACAGAGAAAGATGACCAGATAAGGGAGCTAGACATTCCGGAGAGAATGCAG ATATCTGAGGAGAGTACCGGTGCTCCTCCTATGGATGGAGGTATTTTAGAAGAGGAGAGCCAATGGATAGTTAGCCAACTTGGCAATGGTGCAGTCCCTTGGATTTCCAAGAAAATCACAAGCAATCAAAATGGGGCTAAGGAACTACCAATTGAGAAGGatgatattttaagatttttggAAATGCATCATGTGCAGAAATTAGAT ATTCCTTTTATTGCTATGTATCGGAAGGAGGAGTGCTTAAGCTTATTAAAAGACCTTGAGCGATCTgaagatggtgatgagaattgggatAAGAATAACAAGACACCTACTCTAAAATGGCACAAG GTTCTCTGGGCTCTACAGGATTTGGACAGGAAGTGGTTACTTCTTCAGAAGAGGAAGAGTGCCCTTCAGCAATACTATAGGAAAAGATTTGAAGAAGAGTCACGCCGTGTTTATGAGGAAACACGACTAAACTTGAACCGGCAGTTGTTTGAATCTGTTATGAGATCCCTGAAGGAGGCGGAATCTGAGAGGGAAGTTGACGACGTTGACTCCAAGTTCAACTTGCACTTTCCACCAGGTGAAGTTGGTGTTGATGAAGGCCAATACAAGAGGCCAAAAAGGAAGTCTATGTATAGCACTTTCAGTAAGGCAGGTCTGTGGGAGGTTGCAAGCAGGTTTGGGTGCAGTGCTGAGCAACTTGGGTTATGTCTCTCACTTGTTGCTCTG CATGAGTTGGAGGATCCAAAGGAAACACCAGAGGAGATGGCTTCAAATTTTACATGTACCATGTATGATACCCCTCAAGAAGTACTTAAGTGTGCTAGGCACATG GCAGCTGTTGAGATAAGTTGTGAGCCTAGCATTAGGAAGCATGTTCGCACTCACTTTCTTGATCATGCGGTGGTGTCTACCTGTCCTACTGCAGATGGAAATACAACAATAGATTCTTTCCATCAGTTTGCTGGTGTGAAGTGGTTGCGCGAGAAGCCATTGTCCAAGTTTGAGGATGCCCAATGGCTCCTTATACAGAAGGCAGAGGAGGAGAAACTTCTCCAAGTTACTATTAAGCTTCCTGAAGAGTATCTTAATAAGTTAATAGACCAATTTAATGAGTATTATATTAGTGATAGTGTTAGCAGATCTGCTCAGCTGTGGAATGAACAGAGGAAGCTGATATTGAATGATGCAATCTTTCGGTTTCTCTTACCATCTATGGAAAAGGAGGCAAGAGGTGTTTTGTCAAGCAAGGCAAAGAATTGGTTACTTATGGAGTATGGGAAGGCATTGTGGAGTAAGGTTTCTGTGGGGCCTTATCAGCAGAAGGAAAATGATCTTAGCTCTGATGAAGAGGCCGCTCCTAGGGTTATGGCATGTTGTTGGGGCCCTGGCAAACCACAGACAACTTTTGTTATGTTGGATTCTTCAGGAGAAGTGCTAGATGTGCTTTACACTGGGTCTCTTACTTTTAGATCACAGAATGTCAATGACCAACAACGGAAGAAGAATGACCAGGAACGCGTGCTTAAGTTTATGACAGATCACCAACCACATGTTGTTGTTTTGGGAGCTGTAAATTTGTCTTGCACTCGTCTAAAGGAAGATATATATGAG GTCATTTTTAAGATGGTAGAGGAAAACCCTCGAGATGTTGGGCATGAAATGGATGGGCTCAGCATTGTGTATGGGGATGAATCTCTTCCCCGTCTTTATGAAAATTCACGAATTTCCTCCGAACAACTTCCTTCCCAACAAG GTATAGTGAGGCGGGCTGTTGCACTTGGTCGATATCTTCAGAACCCATTGGCAATGATTGCAACATTATGTGGACCTAGAAAGGAAGTATTATCATGGAAACTGAGCTCTTTAGAGAGCTTTCTTAACCCAGATGATAAGTTTGCTATGATTGAGCAAGTTTTGGTAGATGTGACTAATCAGGTTGGATTAGATATTAATCTGGCGATAAATCATGAGTGGTTATTTGCACCATTGCAATTTGTTTCCGGGCTTGGTCCACGAAAGGCTGCATCCTTACAGAGATCGTTGGTGAGAGCTGGTGCAATTTTTACTCGGAAAGACTTCCTGACAGAACATAAACTGGGTAAAAAGGTGTTTGTCAATGCAGTTGGGTTTTTGCGTGTACGACGAAGTGGGTTGGCTGCTAGCAGCAGCCAGTTTATTGATTTGCTGGATGATACAAGAATCCATCCAGAATCATATAGTCTTGCTATAGAGTTGGCTAAAGATGTCTATGAGGAGGATGGAACAGGTGATgcaaacgatgatgatgatgctgagatGGCCATTGAGCATGTGAGAGACCGGCCTAGCTATTTGAAAAACCTAGACGTCGAGGAATATGCTGCTGGAAAGAAACGCCAGAACAAGATAGAAACTTTCTATGACATAAAAAGAGAACTGATTCAAGGTTTCCAGGAATGGCGTAAGCAATATGAAGAACCAAGCCAGGATGAGGAGTTCTATATGATTTCAGGTGAGACTGAGGAGACTCTGGCGGAAGGTAAAATTGTCCAAGCCACTGTTCGCAGAGTGCAAGCCCAGAAAGCAATATGTGGGCTTGAATCTGGAATGACTGGAATCCTTATGAAAGAAGACTATACTGATGATTGGAGAGACGTAGTTGAACTTTCTGATAGGATACACGAGGGTGACATACTCACGTGTAAAATCAAGTCAATTCAAAAGAATAGGTATCAAGTCTTCCTTGTTTGTAGAGAGAGTGAAATGAGAAGCAACCGTTTTCAAAACAACCGTGATCTTGATCCTTACTACCATGAAGACAGAAGCTCTCTGCAGAGTGATCAAGACAAAGCTCGGAAAGAAAAGGAGCTTGCGAAGAAGCATTTCAAGCCGAGGATGATTGTCCATCCACGCTTTCAAAATATAACTGCTGATGAAGCAATGGAG TTCTTGTCTGACAAAGACCCTGGGGAAAGCATTATTCGTCCTAGTTCACGTGGACCTTCATATCTTACTTTAACGCTCAAAATTCATGATGGAGTGTATGCCCACAAAGATATAGTTGAAGGTGGAAAGGAACATAAGGACATTACAAGCTTGCTTCGAATTGGGAAGACACTCAAAATTGGAGAGGACACTTTCGAGGATTTAGATGAG GTTATGGACCGTTATGTTGATCCCTTGGTGACTCATTTAAAGGCAATGTTAAATTACCGCAAGTTCAGGAAGGGTACAAAAGCAGAAGTTGATGAACTTTTGAGGCTGGAGAAATCTGAGTATCCAATGCGCATTGTctatagttttggcatctcgcatGAACATCCTGGAACATTTATATTAACTTATATAAGAAGTACAAATCCACATCATGAGTACATTGGACTTTATCCAAAAGGATTCAGATTTCGCAAGAAGATGTTTGAGGACATTGATCGGCTTGTGGCGTATTTTCAGAGGCATATTGATGATCCCCAGCATGATTCAGCCCCTTCCATAAGATCTGTGGCTGCTATGGTACCAATGCGAAGCCCTGCGGCTGGTGGTTCATCAGGGGCATCTACAGGTAGTGGCTGGGGAGGTTCAAACAATGAGGGTGGTTGGAAGGGTAACTCCTATGATAGGGATCGATCATCTACTCCTGGTTCCAGGACAG GACGGGGAGATTACAGACACAATAATAGAGATGAACACCCTAGCGGAGTGCCTCGTCCATATGGCGGTGGACGTGGTCGCGGACGCGGACGTGGTCGAGGTTCTTACGATAACAATAGAGGACATGGCTCCAATAATGAAAGGCAGGACTCCGGGTATGGTGGATCTAGATGGAGTTCGGCTAAAAAGGATGCAGATGATTTAAGCAATTTTCCAGGGGCTAAGGTCCAAAATTCTCCTGGAAGAGAAGCTTTCCCTGGTGGTTGGGGGGGAAGTGGTGGAGGTAGCAGCAGTGGTTGGGGAGGTGGAAATAGCGGCGATGACAACGGGGGATGGGGTGGTGGTGCAGGTCCAAGCGACACCGATAATGGAGGCTCCGGCTGGGGAGCTGGCTCTAAGAAAGCATCTGACAATGGATGGTCTGGAAATGCTGGGGGCGGCTCTGGTTGGTGA
- the LOC140180180 gene encoding uncharacterized protein, whose translation MPAPFSNAVRENMSNPVEVSTTNGQSWSISWVVEEEHPHRIVFTGGWRAFYEHYRLRIGNTTLFSYHQPKFFYVAIHDARYCEINYGRNLRNGSLPAIPAHGNYTVQFFAIIPVNDPDTLMLPLRFSRDYGRSLPRPLTLTTPTGHHHRVGWNMEPNGRIVLDGGWDAVREHYGLSDQWLVLFRYHEAQNTMYVIFFNGHTMEINYLAHAEPGMDSTCISYPTAPKSRHIADGFRSTNPFFMINTIIVSVVNVRIALQID comes from the exons ATGCCGGCGCCCTTCTCCAACGCTGTCCGGGAGAACATGAGCAACCCCGTCGAGGTAAGCACCACAAATGGTCAGTCGTGGAGCATCTCCTGGGTTGTCGAGGAGGAGCATCCGCATCGAATCGTCTTCACCGGAGGGTGGCGAGCCTTTTACGAACACTACCGTCTTCGAATCGGAAACACAACGCTATTTTCGTATCACCAACCAAAGTTTTTCTACGTGGCCATCCATGACGCAAGATACTGCGAGATCAACTATGGAAG AAACTTGCGTAATGGAAGTCTTCCAGCAATCCCCGCACATGGCAACTATACAGTCCAGTTCTTCGCGATAATCCCGGTGAACGACCCTGATACACTG ATGCTCCCGCTACGGTTCTCGCGGGATTATGGCCGGTCCCTACCGCGACCCCTGACCCTAACCACGCCTACAGGACATCATCATCGCGTGGGCTGGAATATGGAACCTAATGGAAGGATCGTGCTTGATGGAGGATGGGACGCTGTCCGAGAACACTACGGCCTAAGTGATCAGTGGCTGGTGCTGTTCCGTTATCATGAAGCTCAAAACACCATGTATGTCATTTTCTTCAACGGTCATACAATGGAAATCAACTACTTGGCCCATGCCGAGCCGGGGATGGACTCCACTTGTATAAGCTACCCGACGGCCCCCAAGTCAAGGCACATAGCCGATGGGTTCAGATCGACCAATCCCTTCTTT ATGATAAACACGATAATCGTTTCTGTTGTTAATGTGCGCATAGCATTGCAAATAGACTGA